A single region of the Halorubrum depositum genome encodes:
- a CDS encoding DUF7511 domain-containing protein: MVHRPSPTTEYAATDTVAEILEHDDEPDECIIFRPRSEADGDEGTAWVSARGDWFVPLDEVR; encoded by the coding sequence ATGGTCCACCGACCGAGTCCGACGACGGAGTACGCGGCGACCGATACCGTCGCCGAGATCCTGGAGCACGACGACGAGCCGGACGAGTGCATCATCTTCCGTCCCCGCTCTGAGGCGGACGGGGACGAGGGAACGGCGTGGGTCTCCGCTCGGGGCGACTGGTTCGTCCCGCTCGACGAGGTGCGGTGA
- a CDS encoding alpha-D-ribose 1-methylphosphonate 5-triphosphate diphosphatase produces MTELVEIRNGRIVTPHGVVEGGRVVLADRRIAEVGRAGTEPVSGATTVDADGNATTVDADGNVVMPGLIDLHGDDVEDELYPRSGARVDAREAVIAADRGNVSAGITTKFHAIAFEETPSEDRSIADATALCRALADAGETLGDNRIHARCELSEESVGAVESLLEEVPVDLVSVMHHVPDGAQFDEEEFSDHYVEQRDCTREAAAALAVRRRNTSTRQRAAYADRVAAIARDRSVPLASHDDDSPEAVDRMAAMGASISEFPVTLAAAERAASEHGIATTMGAPNLVRGGSLWDNLSARDAVDAGVVDALCTDYHPRSLLKAPFVDTGEPLAERVARVTVNPAEAVGLYDRGRLRKGARADVLVVDPDPTPTVERVYVAGREAMRTTRPDTARERVPTA; encoded by the coding sequence ATGACCGAACTCGTCGAGATCCGGAACGGCCGGATCGTGACCCCGCACGGCGTCGTCGAGGGCGGGCGCGTCGTCCTCGCGGACCGTCGCATCGCCGAGGTGGGCCGCGCCGGGACGGAACCGGTCTCCGGGGCGACGACGGTCGACGCCGACGGGAACGCGACGACGGTCGACGCCGACGGGAACGTGGTGATGCCCGGGCTCATCGACCTCCACGGAGACGACGTCGAGGACGAACTGTATCCGCGTTCTGGCGCGCGCGTCGACGCGCGAGAGGCCGTGATCGCCGCCGACCGCGGGAACGTCTCGGCCGGGATCACGACGAAGTTCCACGCGATCGCGTTCGAGGAGACGCCGTCGGAGGACCGCTCGATCGCCGACGCGACCGCCCTGTGTCGGGCGCTCGCCGACGCGGGGGAGACGCTGGGCGACAACCGGATCCACGCGCGGTGCGAGCTCTCGGAGGAGAGCGTCGGGGCCGTCGAATCGCTCCTCGAAGAGGTCCCCGTCGACCTCGTCTCCGTGATGCATCACGTCCCGGACGGCGCGCAGTTCGACGAGGAGGAGTTCAGCGATCACTACGTCGAACAGCGGGACTGCACGCGGGAGGCGGCCGCGGCGCTCGCGGTCCGGCGCCGGAACACGTCGACGCGGCAGCGCGCCGCGTACGCCGATCGGGTGGCGGCCATCGCCCGCGATCGGAGCGTGCCGCTCGCGTCCCACGACGACGACTCGCCCGAAGCGGTCGACAGAATGGCCGCGATGGGCGCGTCGATCAGCGAGTTCCCGGTGACGCTGGCGGCCGCGGAGCGAGCCGCGTCGGAACACGGGATCGCGACGACGATGGGCGCCCCGAACCTCGTGCGCGGCGGGAGCCTCTGGGACAACCTGAGTGCCCGGGACGCCGTCGACGCCGGCGTCGTCGACGCCCTCTGTACGGACTACCACCCGCGGTCGCTGCTGAAGGCCCCCTTTGTCGACACCGGCGAACCGCTGGCGGAGCGAGTCGCCCGAGTCACGGTCAATCCCGCGGAGGCCGTCGGGCTCTACGACCGCGGTCGCCTCCGGAAGGGCGCCCGCGCCGACGTGCTCGTCGTCGACCCCGACCCGACTCCCACCGTCGAACGCGTGTACGTCGCCGGGCGGGAGGCGATGCGAACGACCCGCCCCGACACCGCCCGCGAGCGCGTCCCGACCGCCTGA
- a CDS encoding inositol monophosphatase family protein → MTDADERAAVAERAARAGGRVAHDHFRSDIAVESKGEDDVVTEADRAAQRTVIESIRESFPDDAIVGEEEDERKTVPEDGAAWVIDPIDGTHNYVRDIRVWGTAVAAVVDGEPVAAATVCPALGDVYTADGDGAYRNGDPIAVNDVSDPHRAAVDPTLWWGFDARDEYAAACEAIVRRFSDMRRFGAAQVVLPTVAAGGLEGVVSNLRANPWDSVGGVFMIRQAGGRVTDLEGNRWRHDSTGLVASNGTLHDEVLAAAREIEDLD, encoded by the coding sequence ATGACCGACGCAGACGAGCGCGCGGCCGTCGCCGAGCGCGCGGCGCGGGCGGGCGGCCGCGTGGCGCACGACCACTTCCGGAGCGACATCGCCGTCGAGAGCAAGGGCGAGGACGACGTGGTGACGGAGGCCGACCGGGCCGCCCAGCGCACCGTGATCGAGTCGATCCGCGAGTCGTTCCCGGACGACGCGATCGTCGGCGAGGAGGAGGACGAGCGGAAGACGGTCCCCGAGGATGGCGCGGCGTGGGTGATCGACCCGATCGACGGCACCCACAACTACGTCCGGGACATCCGCGTGTGGGGCACCGCGGTCGCGGCGGTCGTCGACGGCGAACCGGTCGCGGCCGCCACGGTCTGCCCCGCGCTCGGCGACGTGTACACCGCCGACGGCGACGGGGCGTACCGCAACGGCGACCCGATCGCGGTCAACGACGTCTCGGACCCGCACCGGGCCGCCGTCGACCCGACGCTGTGGTGGGGGTTCGACGCCCGCGACGAGTACGCCGCCGCCTGCGAGGCGATCGTCCGGCGGTTCAGCGACATGCGCCGGTTCGGCGCCGCGCAGGTCGTCCTCCCCACCGTCGCCGCGGGCGGCCTCGAAGGCGTCGTCTCGAACCTGCGGGCGAACCCGTGGGACTCCGTCGGCGGCGTTTTCATGATCCGACAGGCCGGCGGGCGCGTCACCGACCTGGAGGGGAACCGCTGGCGACACGACTCGACCGGGCTCGTCGCCTCGAACGGGACCCTCCACGACGAGGTGCTCGCCGCCGCGCGTGAGATTGAGGATTTGGACTGA
- a CDS encoding ubiquinol-cytochrome c reductase iron-sulfur subunit produces MSKSDKYPAESGRRRFVKGVVGGAALAGVGAMGSATVNTLTTAGGVGGGATVATTIAQTGGPAPRGLPQIPLQVTDDGYIEGIWPETTTVTQEGQEIQVAQQDLGGKTYSGEWFQYCGVESQANIAPDFESDNLFRAAPGKYDWQDETYDAGERIHVDDFSNYDTWGNGIGDEGVGKPASVTWRSEDADTNLNAIVIRSPRIEEAVANSNDEWLEASTDQGFIAYLNVCTHFCCIPDYKVLEESARYDAENGTYCVCHQSTYDPFTLEEALFIARPRPSE; encoded by the coding sequence ATGAGTAAGTCCGACAAGTATCCGGCCGAGTCCGGTCGGCGGCGCTTCGTCAAGGGCGTCGTCGGGGGCGCGGCCCTCGCGGGCGTCGGGGCAATGGGGTCGGCGACCGTGAACACGCTGACGACCGCCGGTGGGGTCGGCGGCGGGGCGACGGTCGCGACGACGATCGCGCAGACCGGCGGTCCGGCGCCGCGCGGGCTCCCGCAGATCCCCTTGCAGGTGACGGACGACGGCTACATCGAGGGCATCTGGCCCGAGACGACGACGGTCACGCAGGAGGGACAGGAGATCCAGGTCGCACAGCAGGACCTCGGCGGGAAGACGTACTCCGGCGAGTGGTTCCAGTACTGCGGCGTCGAGTCGCAGGCGAACATCGCGCCCGACTTCGAGTCGGACAACCTGTTCCGCGCCGCGCCCGGGAAGTACGACTGGCAGGACGAGACGTACGACGCGGGCGAACGGATCCACGTCGACGACTTCTCGAACTACGACACGTGGGGGAACGGGATCGGCGACGAGGGCGTCGGGAAGCCGGCCTCGGTCACGTGGCGGTCCGAGGACGCCGACACCAACCTGAACGCGATCGTCATCCGCTCGCCGCGGATCGAGGAGGCCGTCGCGAACTCGAACGACGAGTGGCTCGAAGCGTCCACCGACCAGGGGTTCATCGCGTACCTCAACGTCTGTACGCACTTCTGCTGTATCCCCGACTACAAGGTGTTAGAGGAGTCCGCCCGCTACGACGCCGAGAACGGGACCTACTGCGTCTGCCACCAGTCGACGTACGACCCGTTCACGCTCGAGGAGGCGCTGTTCATCGCCCGCCCGCGCCCGAGCGAGTAA
- a CDS encoding winged helix-turn-helix transcriptional regulator, with the protein MTGDGTERDVERLTVAMNVISKKWHPVIVQRLFADGPLRFSELQERLDGISSKVLTESLEELVDNGLLDRTVVSESPKRVEYALTDDGRDLQSILSSLAAWGERYLDPDPTVLLVDDDPRLVNMYAGWLEEEYEVVRAYHGESALSKLSEDVDVVLLDRRMPGMPGEEVLEQIRDWGFDTRVIMLTAIIPDLDILDMPFDAYLTKPGTKEQLTQLVTDVLTRDSYDDRTQEYLVLNAKRALLESKFAAVELARDDRYEQLLARLATLESEIDDPAEGHDGPDQLVTALEPDGDS; encoded by the coding sequence GTGACGGGAGACGGAACCGAACGGGACGTCGAGCGGCTCACGGTGGCGATGAACGTCATCTCCAAGAAGTGGCACCCGGTCATCGTCCAGCGGCTGTTCGCCGACGGGCCGTTACGGTTCAGCGAGCTCCAAGAGCGCCTCGACGGGATCTCCTCGAAGGTGCTCACCGAGAGCCTCGAGGAGTTGGTCGACAACGGGCTCCTCGACAGGACCGTCGTGAGCGAATCCCCGAAGCGGGTCGAGTACGCCCTGACCGACGACGGGCGAGATCTGCAGTCGATCCTCTCCTCGCTGGCCGCGTGGGGGGAACGGTACCTCGACCCCGATCCGACCGTCCTCCTCGTCGACGACGACCCGCGTCTCGTGAACATGTACGCCGGCTGGCTCGAGGAGGAGTACGAGGTCGTGCGGGCGTATCACGGAGAGAGCGCCCTCTCGAAGCTGTCCGAAGACGTCGACGTCGTGCTGCTCGACCGACGGATGCCGGGGATGCCCGGGGAGGAGGTCCTCGAACAGATACGCGACTGGGGGTTCGACACGCGGGTGATCATGCTCACCGCGATCATCCCCGACTTGGACATCCTCGACATGCCCTTCGACGCGTACCTCACGAAACCGGGGACGAAAGAACAGCTCACGCAGCTGGTCACGGACGTGTTGACGAGGGACTCCTACGACGACCGGACGCAGGAGTATCTGGTGTTGAACGCGAAGCGCGCGCTGCTCGAAAGCAAGTTCGCGGCGGTAGAGCTGGCGCGCGACGACCGATACGAACAGCTGCTCGCCCGGCTGGCGACGCTCGAGTCGGAGATCGACGATCCGGCCGAGGGGCACGACGGCCCGGACCAGCTGGTCACGGCCCTGGAGCCGGACGGCGACTCATGA
- a CDS encoding M99 family carboxypeptidase catalytic domain-containing protein has product MKRRAVLAAGATVAGSVMAGATLGATAGGDPGPRQPSPAAETTIETGALRPGTRRETPYFEVGSGDDGPTAVVVGGVHGNEVSGYRAAERIAEWQVTDGSVVVVPWANVVAVRRNEREGPDGDLNRQFSIGGEPETPLARSLWELVAAADPDVVVDLHRSRGIYGTHGRWVGQALFPTAAGDATSDADAVADRVNEAAVPASMWAHRFRRGNTLRGTSPMLIHKVSADLDTAGVLVELTEFYLDVDTQVRWTELIAERLLSRHGIERRGSAL; this is encoded by the coding sequence ATGAAACGACGGGCCGTCCTCGCCGCGGGCGCGACGGTAGCGGGCTCCGTGATGGCCGGCGCGACGCTCGGCGCGACGGCCGGCGGCGATCCCGGGCCGCGCCAGCCGTCGCCGGCGGCGGAGACGACGATCGAGACGGGAGCGCTGCGCCCGGGGACGAGACGGGAGACCCCCTACTTCGAGGTCGGCTCCGGCGACGACGGGCCGACGGCGGTCGTCGTCGGCGGGGTCCACGGAAACGAGGTGAGCGGCTACCGGGCCGCGGAACGGATCGCGGAGTGGCAGGTGACGGACGGGTCCGTCGTCGTCGTGCCGTGGGCGAACGTCGTCGCCGTTCGCCGGAACGAGCGCGAAGGTCCGGACGGCGACCTCAACCGACAGTTCTCGATCGGCGGGGAGCCCGAGACGCCGCTCGCGCGGAGCCTCTGGGAACTCGTCGCCGCCGCGGACCCGGACGTCGTCGTCGACCTCCACCGGTCGCGGGGCATCTACGGGACGCACGGTCGGTGGGTCGGGCAGGCGCTGTTTCCGACCGCGGCCGGCGACGCGACGAGCGACGCGGACGCCGTCGCCGACCGCGTGAACGAGGCGGCGGTCCCGGCGTCGATGTGGGCTCACCGGTTCCGGCGCGGTAACACGCTGAGGGGGACGTCTCCCATGTTGATTCACAAGGTGAGCGCGGACCTCGACACCGCCGGCGTGCTCGTCGAGCTCACGGAGTTCTACCTCGACGTCGACACGCAGGTCCGGTGGACGGAGCTGATCGCCGAGCGGTTGCTGTCCCGGCACGGTATCGAACGACGGGGGTCGGCGTTATGA
- a CDS encoding DUF5817 domain-containing protein, with protein sequence MYAVVGCNECAAMWLLSDPRTSDSATCPRCGKTHRTAKLKRFYESEDRAAAREARAALLAKKRDESAAFAEIDHVSELERAVDDAGVDDREYLEASGIDADAVDEAGARAEGGGSASRTRTEIVRDAVEAVEEPTEGNVVAHASERGVPAEKAREILTRLTRRGELSESRGRYRVL encoded by the coding sequence ATGTACGCGGTCGTCGGCTGCAACGAGTGCGCGGCCATGTGGCTCCTCTCGGACCCCCGGACCAGCGACAGCGCGACCTGCCCGCGCTGCGGGAAGACGCATCGGACGGCGAAGCTCAAGCGCTTTTACGAGTCCGAGGACCGGGCGGCTGCCCGTGAGGCCCGGGCCGCGCTGCTCGCGAAGAAGCGCGACGAGAGCGCGGCGTTCGCCGAGATCGACCACGTCTCGGAGCTCGAACGCGCCGTCGACGACGCCGGGGTCGACGACCGGGAGTACCTCGAGGCGAGCGGGATCGACGCCGACGCCGTCGACGAGGCCGGCGCCCGCGCCGAGGGCGGCGGGTCGGCCTCGCGGACCCGGACCGAGATCGTCCGCGACGCGGTCGAGGCGGTCGAGGAGCCGACCGAGGGGAACGTCGTCGCGCACGCGAGCGAGCGCGGCGTCCCCGCCGAGAAGGCCCGCGAGATCCTGACGAGGCTGACGCGGCGGGGCGAGCTCTCCGAGTCGCGGGGGCGGTACAGGGTGCTGTGA
- a CDS encoding hybrid sensor histidine kinase/response regulator, translating to MTDETVMSVLLIEDNSADARILREQYKTAKRTGLFERILDRSGFESVEFTHEETVDGGTARLREGTYDVVLLDLQLPDSEGAETVDAVVDVDPNVPIVVLTGMPEQRLGGEAVARGAQDYLVKGELTPEMVLLTVQYAIKRKKTERTLRRRTNQLAILNRLTRHDVRNDVSLILGRASELTDHVDPRGQSILEEIRQSGTHVLELTDMIGEALDAMADDRDSLGDVDLEEILRDEVEKATRLYGGAEVTLGSVPETSVKANKLLSSVVANLINNGVLYNDKETPTVHVDAVADGDTVTIRVADNGTGIPKHHREAVFAENTKGAESTGLGVGLTLAHRLVTQFGGEISIEDNDPEGTVFLVSLRRTTDSSGAV from the coding sequence ATGACTGACGAAACGGTTATGTCCGTGCTGCTGATCGAGGACAATTCCGCGGACGCGCGGATCCTCCGGGAGCAGTACAAAACGGCGAAGCGGACGGGGCTTTTCGAACGCATACTCGACAGGAGCGGCTTCGAGAGCGTCGAGTTCACCCACGAGGAGACCGTCGACGGGGGAACGGCACGCCTCCGCGAGGGGACGTACGACGTCGTCCTCCTCGACCTCCAGCTTCCCGACAGCGAAGGCGCCGAAACGGTCGACGCCGTCGTCGACGTCGACCCGAACGTTCCGATCGTGGTCTTGACGGGGATGCCCGAACAGCGACTCGGCGGGGAAGCGGTCGCGAGGGGGGCGCAGGATTATCTGGTGAAAGGGGAGCTGACGCCCGAGATGGTGCTTCTGACCGTCCAGTACGCCATCAAACGGAAGAAGACGGAACGGACGCTCAGGAGACGCACGAACCAGCTCGCGATCCTGAACCGTCTCACCCGTCACGACGTTCGAAACGACGTCAGCCTCATCCTCGGTCGGGCTTCGGAGCTGACCGACCACGTCGACCCGCGCGGACAGTCGATCCTCGAGGAGATCAGACAGTCGGGCACCCACGTCCTCGAGCTGACGGACATGATCGGCGAGGCCCTGGACGCGATGGCCGACGATCGGGACTCGCTCGGCGACGTGGACCTCGAGGAGATCCTCAGGGACGAAGTCGAGAAGGCGACCCGCCTGTACGGGGGCGCGGAGGTGACGCTCGGGTCCGTCCCCGAGACGTCCGTCAAGGCGAACAAGCTGCTCTCGTCGGTCGTCGCGAACCTGATCAACAACGGGGTGCTGTACAACGACAAGGAGACGCCGACCGTTCACGTCGACGCGGTGGCCGACGGCGACACCGTCACGATCAGGGTCGCCGACAACGGGACGGGGATCCCGAAACACCATCGCGAGGCCGTCTTCGCCGAAAACACGAAGGGGGCCGAAAGCACCGGGCTCGGCGTGGGGCTGACGCTCGCCCACCGACTCGTCACGCAGTTCGGCGGCGAGATATCCATCGAGGACAACGACCCCGAGGGAACGGTGTTCCTCGTTTCGCTGCGGCGGACCACGGACTCGTCCGGGGCCGTGTGA
- a CDS encoding DUF1328 family protein, producing the protein MRYADLVTLQTGGFLEIALVFFVLAVLAAVVGLRGVAGVSMRIAKILVLVFLVLFVVSLLL; encoded by the coding sequence ATGCGCTACGCCGACCTCGTGACGTTACAGACGGGCGGGTTCCTCGAGATCGCGCTGGTCTTCTTCGTTCTCGCCGTCCTGGCCGCGGTGGTCGGACTGCGAGGCGTGGCGGGGGTATCGATGCGCATCGCGAAGATCCTCGTGCTGGTGTTCCTCGTTCTCTTCGTCGTTTCGCTGCTCCTCTGA
- a CDS encoding DUF1102 domain-containing protein: MERRKFVIGLGALASGAAAATGTGAMSQFNSGDRAIEIETVGDASAYIALQRPSIDTGDEDPNGGLSDNGDTRNGNFVEYDGDKLTLDFTSDNPTSARSGDPEQGNSLGGDGVNPDSTYWFDGTFDIMNLSNNSGSGVGEVDVWINESIDGVTFYTGSSPGNRTRLNKANAKQLSPGQAVGVGVKIDQSDLSGDDVDESFQVVAEEQGNGL; the protein is encoded by the coding sequence ATGGAACGACGCAAATTCGTGATCGGTCTGGGTGCATTGGCTTCGGGAGCAGCAGCCGCGACGGGTACGGGGGCAATGTCTCAATTTAATTCAGGCGATCGAGCAATTGAAATTGAGACAGTTGGTGACGCCTCCGCATACATCGCCCTGCAGCGGCCCTCAATTGATACCGGAGATGAGGATCCTAATGGGGGCCTCAGTGATAATGGAGACACGCGAAACGGGAATTTCGTTGAGTACGACGGTGATAAGCTGACTCTCGATTTCACCAGCGATAACCCCACAAGTGCGCGTAGTGGAGATCCCGAACAAGGGAACTCGCTCGGGGGCGATGGTGTCAATCCGGATTCAACGTACTGGTTCGACGGGACGTTTGACATCATGAACCTGTCGAACAACTCCGGAAGTGGCGTTGGTGAAGTTGATGTGTGGATCAATGAGAGCATAGATGGAGTTACTTTTTACACCGGTAGTTCTCCCGGAAATAGAACGAGACTGAATAAAGCAAATGCGAAACAGCTGAGTCCCGGTCAGGCAGTTGGGGTCGGTGTCAAGATCGATCAAAGCGATCTGAGTGGCGACGACGTTGATGAAAGCTTCCAAGTCGTTGCCGAAGAGCAGGGTAACGGGTTGTAA
- a CDS encoding helix-turn-helix transcriptional regulator, whose protein sequence is MSGARELGRSAVVSLLLVAVVCSGAAAGIGQASLAGGATSGTAQDVTSGTAQVDSGGAAIQNVTLEGPGYNESQYEMIDDHPGPAFVWQEEELRLNVTVASHNDSGSYDLCGRGFSESQNSSVSFDCEAVELSADSTRTVVLSTGSWPDNATGNHTVLLELSDPGLSDDQVVDQTTFQVRVIEKEGDLTGDGLTNAEEFEHGTDITTPDTDGDGLTDWEEVKTYGTNPLVRDTTGDGVNDATLVRLGLDPTEPYLLHRYVAAALLALIAIAWAGVLTVRRYRGEEASAGSDAPDADGADGAGADQPSTDGEAGEERPPIDESILTNEEVVCRLLDRNEGRMRQSEIIESTEWSKAKVSRVLSDLEEEGVVSRVRIGRENVVDLQSEDDDVELSNRRE, encoded by the coding sequence ATGAGCGGGGCCCGTGAACTCGGGCGATCCGCCGTCGTTTCCCTCCTTCTCGTCGCGGTCGTGTGTTCCGGCGCGGCGGCCGGCATCGGGCAGGCGTCGCTGGCGGGAGGCGCGACCTCGGGAACTGCCCAGGACGTGACTTCGGGGACCGCCCAGGTCGACTCGGGCGGCGCCGCGATCCAGAACGTGACGCTCGAGGGCCCCGGTTACAACGAGTCGCAGTACGAGATGATCGACGACCACCCCGGCCCCGCGTTCGTCTGGCAGGAGGAGGAGCTCCGCTTGAACGTCACCGTCGCGTCTCACAACGACAGCGGGTCGTACGACCTCTGTGGACGGGGCTTCAGCGAGAGCCAGAACTCGTCGGTCTCGTTCGACTGCGAGGCTGTCGAGCTCTCCGCCGACTCCACCCGGACCGTCGTCCTCTCTACCGGTTCCTGGCCGGACAACGCGACCGGGAACCACACCGTCCTCCTGGAGCTGTCCGACCCGGGCCTCAGCGACGACCAAGTCGTCGACCAAACGACCTTTCAGGTGAGAGTGATCGAGAAGGAGGGCGATCTCACCGGAGACGGGCTCACGAACGCGGAGGAGTTCGAGCACGGAACGGACATCACGACACCCGACACGGACGGTGACGGACTGACCGACTGGGAGGAGGTGAAAACGTACGGAACGAACCCGCTGGTGCGCGACACGACGGGCGACGGCGTCAACGACGCGACGCTCGTTCGGTTGGGACTCGATCCGACCGAGCCGTACCTCCTCCACCGATACGTGGCCGCGGCGCTCCTCGCCCTGATCGCGATCGCCTGGGCGGGCGTGCTGACGGTCCGCAGATACAGGGGCGAGGAGGCGAGCGCGGGATCCGACGCGCCGGACGCCGACGGCGCCGACGGCGCCGGGGCGGATCAGCCCTCGACCGACGGGGAGGCCGGGGAGGAGCGGCCGCCGATCGACGAGTCGATCCTGACGAACGAGGAGGTCGTCTGCCGGCTGCTCGACCGAAACGAGGGGCGAATGCGACAGAGCGAGATAATCGAGTCGACGGAGTGGTCGAAGGCGAAGGTGAGCCGCGTGCTGTCGGACCTGGAGGAAGAGGGGGTCGTCAGCCGAGTCCGGATCGGTCGCGAAAACGTCGTGGACCTGCAATCCGAAGACGACGACGTCGAGCTCTCGAACCGCCGGGAGTAG
- a CDS encoding DUF7490 domain-containing protein — MDTRTALLAAAAAVLVVSAVGVVAAPDAFDDPREELERPGDIRIAGIVVSPGEVRGETAELRLGVDLRHRGSTVENVTVRHRAIGADSGLLVDETTVDVGDVDGGGERTINGSVDVERAGGYRIETAVFVDGERVETRTTRVGGVAALTPDYADTRVGFTEGNVWPTVAVSVREADNATATLSVSVSVTNRGDTASDPLDLRLLMRQAESNVIADEARETVGSVRPGRTDTVTVTVEVPANYNYYVDAALWSDDVLIDETQGVANLNPRETISADESVEEVEFSVEDFAGGGGDGADGADGERPRDDGSTDDGTPGFGPVVALAALLAAALYARRRP; from the coding sequence ATGGACACGCGAACTGCCCTCCTGGCGGCCGCGGCCGCGGTGCTCGTCGTGAGCGCGGTCGGGGTCGTCGCCGCGCCGGACGCGTTCGACGACCCCCGCGAAGAGCTCGAGCGTCCCGGCGACATCCGTATCGCCGGCATCGTCGTGTCGCCGGGCGAGGTGCGCGGCGAGACGGCCGAGCTTCGGCTCGGAGTCGACCTCCGGCATCGGGGGTCGACCGTCGAGAACGTCACCGTGCGCCACCGGGCGATCGGCGCCGACTCGGGGCTGCTCGTCGACGAGACGACGGTCGACGTCGGCGACGTCGACGGCGGCGGCGAGCGGACGATCAACGGCTCCGTCGACGTGGAGCGCGCGGGCGGCTACCGGATCGAGACCGCCGTCTTCGTCGACGGCGAGCGCGTCGAAACGCGGACGACCCGCGTCGGCGGTGTGGCGGCGCTCACGCCCGACTACGCCGACACGCGAGTCGGCTTCACCGAGGGGAACGTCTGGCCGACGGTCGCGGTGAGCGTGCGGGAGGCCGACAACGCGACCGCGACGCTGTCGGTCTCGGTCTCCGTGACCAACCGCGGTGACACGGCCTCGGACCCCCTCGACCTCCGCCTGCTGATGCGACAGGCCGAGTCCAACGTGATCGCCGACGAGGCCCGCGAGACCGTCGGGTCGGTCCGGCCTGGCCGGACCGACACGGTGACGGTGACCGTCGAGGTGCCCGCGAACTACAACTACTACGTCGACGCGGCGCTGTGGAGCGACGACGTCCTCATCGACGAGACGCAGGGCGTCGCCAACCTGAACCCCCGCGAGACGATCTCCGCCGACGAGAGCGTCGAGGAGGTGGAGTTCTCCGTCGAGGACTTCGCGGGCGGCGGTGGCGACGGTGCCGACGGGGCCGACGGCGAGAGGCCCCGCGACGACGGGAGCACCGACGACGGCACGCCCGGCTTCGGCCCGGTCGTCGCGCTCGCCGCGCTCCTCGCCGCGGCGCTGTACGCTCGGAGGCGACCGTGA
- a CDS encoding DUF7344 domain-containing protein, protein MQAASKSEGDEPTGSEPEAGDVSAESLPGIEKADSDAESLELDDVFHVLQNERRRNVLRYLDDVDDDVVEMRDMAVQIAAWENDTTVQKLHSDQRQRVYIALYQSHLPKLDSLGLIDYNKPRGYVEPRPRLDRVQRYLNLEPPGESPPEGGSASAEESERHKTVLGAAGGAALAVAAGWVGVLMTFPSGIAVATGVLAMFVAATAYTYRSALVPSPAEN, encoded by the coding sequence ATGCAAGCAGCATCCAAATCCGAAGGAGACGAACCGACGGGATCGGAACCGGAGGCCGGCGACGTGTCCGCCGAGTCGCTTCCGGGTATCGAGAAGGCTGACTCCGACGCCGAATCGCTCGAACTGGACGACGTGTTCCACGTCTTACAGAACGAGCGACGGCGAAACGTCCTCCGCTACCTGGACGACGTCGACGATGACGTCGTCGAGATGCGCGACATGGCCGTACAGATCGCCGCGTGGGAGAACGACACGACGGTACAGAAGCTGCACTCGGACCAGCGCCAGCGCGTGTACATCGCGCTGTATCAGTCCCACCTGCCGAAGCTGGACAGCTTGGGGCTCATCGACTACAACAAACCGCGCGGCTACGTCGAGCCCCGACCCCGGCTCGATCGGGTCCAGCGGTACTTGAACCTGGAACCGCCCGGAGAGAGTCCACCGGAGGGGGGGTCCGCGTCCGCGGAGGAAAGCGAGCGGCACAAGACGGTCCTCGGGGCCGCGGGCGGCGCCGCGCTCGCGGTGGCCGCCGGCTGGGTCGGCGTGCTGATGACCTTCCCCTCGGGGATCGCCGTCGCGACGGGCGTGCTCGCGATGTTCGTCGCCGCGACGGCGTACACGTACCGCTCCGCACTCGTGCCGTCGCCCGCCGAGAACTGA
- a CDS encoding GYD domain-containing protein, protein MPQQNEFTEYALLADIRTADVQNPQELAAIWGPIRKECTEAGAEVTDSYAVLGEHDFLVLLDAPSRDVCFKASLIMERHGLDVQSMEVVPTEAFGKLVEDL, encoded by the coding sequence ATGCCACAGCAGAACGAGTTCACGGAGTACGCGCTCCTCGCGGACATCCGGACGGCGGACGTGCAGAACCCCCAGGAGCTCGCCGCGATCTGGGGACCGATACGGAAGGAGTGTACGGAGGCCGGTGCCGAGGTCACGGACTCGTACGCGGTCCTCGGCGAACACGACTTCCTCGTCCTGCTGGACGCACCGAGCCGGGACGTCTGTTTCAAGGCCTCGCTGATCATGGAGCGGCACGGCCTCGACGTCCAGTCGATGGAGGTGGTCCCGACCGAGGCGTTCGGCAAGCTCGTCGAGGACCTCTGA